In Nitrosopumilaceae archaeon, the following proteins share a genomic window:
- a CDS encoding 30S ribosomal protein S17 → MTRNIGIPVTVPTTECTDHLCPFHGTLSVRGKLIQGKVVSAKAPKMVVVQQETPKFITKYKRYARSQSKTHAYKPSCIDVKEGDIVLTAECKPISKSVSFVVVEVKS, encoded by the coding sequence ATGACACGTAATATTGGAATTCCAGTAACTGTTCCTACAACAGAATGTACTGACCATCTTTGTCCATTTCATGGTACGCTTAGTGTACGTGGTAAATTGATTCAAGGCAAAGTAGTAAGTGCCAAGGCTCCAAAAATGGTTGTTGTTCAACAAGAAACTCCAAAGTTTATTACAAAATACAAAAGATACGCAAGAAGTCAAAGCAAAACACATGCATACAAACCATCTTGCATTGATGTAAAAGAAGGAGATATCGTTCTAACCGCAGAGTGTAAACCTATCTCAAAGAGCGTCTCATTTGTAGTCGTGGAGGTCAAATCATAA
- a CDS encoding 30S ribosomal protein S14 yields the protein MVKNRDYAVTGRTVHKFGKGSRWCKRCGDYNAVIQKYDLDLCRRCFREVAVSLGFRKFK from the coding sequence ATGGTAAAAAATAGAGATTATGCAGTAACAGGAAGAACAGTACACAAATTTGGCAAAGGTTCGAGATGGTGTAAGCGGTGTGGAGACTATAATGCTGTAATTCAAAAATATGATCTAGACTTATGCAGACGTTGTTTTCGTGAAGTTGCGGTATCATTAGGATTTAGAAAATTCAAGTGA
- a CDS encoding 50S ribosomal protein L14, producing the protein MGATKSRAVSAKGVQEFRPYITRALPLGAQIICADNTGAKVLEIIMVQKTKTRVSRYPSAAVGDFVNVVVKKGPGELRGQIFGAVVIRQKYPIKRLSGVRLCFEDNAGVLVTPEGEIKGTEIKGPVAAEASEKWPRIANLASMVV; encoded by the coding sequence ATGGGTGCAACCAAAAGTCGTGCAGTATCTGCAAAAGGTGTTCAAGAATTTAGACCGTATATTACTAGAGCACTTCCACTAGGCGCTCAAATTATTTGTGCAGATAATACAGGCGCAAAAGTTTTAGAAATTATAATGGTACAAAAAACAAAAACCAGAGTTTCAAGATATCCTTCTGCGGCAGTAGGTGATTTTGTAAATGTAGTTGTCAAAAAAGGACCAGGAGAATTACGCGGTCAAATTTTTGGAGCCGTTGTAATAAGACAAAAATATCCAATTAAGAGATTAAGTGGAGTAAGACTTTGTTTTGAGGATAATGCAGGTGTATTGGTTACACCTGAAGGGGAGATCAAGGGAACTGAGATCAAAGGCCCTGTTGCAGCAGAAGCATCAGAAAAGTGGCCAAGAATAGCAAACCTTGCATCCATGGTGGTATAA
- a CDS encoding ribonuclease P protein subunit produces the protein MITQENLPQHELIGLEAMIMKSNNEQITGISGKILDETKSMLFLNTVNGIKKIPKENTMWKFSFDKNESIVNGNLLTKRPQERLGGKA, from the coding sequence ATGATTACTCAAGAAAATCTGCCCCAACACGAACTAATAGGCTTAGAAGCTATGATAATGAAAAGTAATAATGAACAAATCACTGGCATCTCAGGAAAGATTCTAGATGAAACAAAATCAATGTTATTTCTAAATACAGTAAACGGCATTAAAAAAATACCAAAAGAAAATACTATGTGGAAGTTTTCTTTTGATAAAAATGAATCTATAGTAAACGGGAACTTACTAACAAAAAGACCGCAAGAAAGATTGGGAGGCAAGGCATGA
- a CDS encoding 30S ribosomal protein S8: MPSNNIISNLFVTLFNTEARRKDECIVLPSSKLAMEILKTLQNHSYIGEFEHVDDKKGGKFKIQLLAKITKCGAITPRFKVKKDDYAKWEHEYLPSYSRGMLLVTTNQGVMSHHEATTKGLGGLLIGYVY; the protein is encoded by the coding sequence ATGCCTTCAAATAATATAATTTCAAACCTATTTGTTACGCTTTTCAATACTGAAGCTAGAAGAAAAGATGAGTGTATTGTATTGCCATCATCAAAACTTGCTATGGAAATACTAAAGACACTTCAAAATCATAGCTATATTGGGGAATTTGAACACGTTGATGATAAAAAAGGCGGTAAATTCAAGATTCAACTTTTAGCAAAAATAACAAAATGTGGTGCAATCACTCCTAGATTCAAAGTAAAAAAAGACGATTATGCTAAATGGGAACATGAATACCTTCCTTCATATTCGCGTGGTATGCTTTTAGTTACTACAAATCAGGGTGTAATGTCTCATCATGAAGCAACAACAAAAGGATTGGGAGGATTATTGATAGGATATGTCTACTAA
- a CDS encoding 50S ribosomal protein L6 has translation MSTKEIEVHELTIPVPENVKVTEKHRILNVEGPLGKTRKNFKKIPVDLQVNGKNIILKSLGIRKKDYAIFKTSESIIKTLIKGIQQGYTFKMKIVYAHFPITVKVKDDNILVENFQGERAARISKIVGNTKVTTKGDDVIITGSVLTDVSQTAASLQQNTKVKNKDHRVFLDGIYLFEKSDGIQK, from the coding sequence ATGTCTACTAAAGAAATCGAAGTCCACGAATTGACAATTCCGGTACCTGAGAATGTTAAGGTTACCGAAAAACACAGAATACTAAATGTTGAAGGACCATTAGGTAAAACAAGAAAAAACTTTAAAAAAATACCAGTAGATTTGCAAGTAAACGGAAAAAACATCATACTAAAATCACTTGGAATAAGAAAAAAAGACTATGCTATATTCAAGACCTCCGAATCCATCATTAAAACTCTCATCAAAGGTATTCAACAAGGATATACCTTCAAGATGAAGATAGTTTATGCCCACTTTCCAATAACAGTAAAAGTAAAAGATGATAATATACTAGTAGAGAATTTTCAAGGTGAGCGTGCAGCTCGTATTTCAAAGATAGTAGGCAATACCAAAGTCACTACAAAAGGGGATGATGTGATAATAACAGGTTCCGTTTTAACTGATGTATCTCAAACTGCAGCAAGTTTACAACAAAATACCAAAGTCAAAAACAAAGATCATAGAGTTTTCTTAGATGGGATCTATTTATTTGAAAAATCTGATGGGATTCAAAAATAA
- a CDS encoding 50S ribosomal protein L5: MSQKLESQMKKITVAKVVLNMGVGKSGEPIEKAKRALEQIAGQQPSPRMAKATQRDWGVHKGEPIGVAVTLRRESAIELIKRLFEAKGNQIKGSSFDDFGNLSFGIKEHIDIPKVKYDPNVGILGLDVSISLARPGFNIRFRSKHKASVGRHHRITREDAKAFLIKEFGIEVV; this comes from the coding sequence ATGTCGCAAAAACTAGAATCCCAAATGAAGAAAATAACCGTTGCAAAAGTAGTATTAAACATGGGTGTAGGTAAATCAGGTGAACCAATTGAAAAAGCAAAGCGTGCATTAGAACAAATTGCTGGCCAACAGCCAAGTCCTCGTATGGCAAAAGCAACACAAAGAGATTGGGGGGTCCACAAAGGTGAACCCATAGGTGTAGCTGTAACCCTTAGACGAGAATCGGCAATTGAATTAATTAAAAGATTATTTGAAGCAAAAGGTAACCAGATAAAAGGCTCATCTTTTGACGATTTTGGGAATCTTTCATTTGGAATAAAAGAACATATCGACATTCCGAAAGTGAAATATGATCCTAATGTTGGTATTTTGGGATTGGATGTATCAATTTCATTAGCTAGGCCTGGATTTAATATTAGATTTAGAAGTAAACACAAGGCAAGCGTTGGACGTCATCACAGAATTACAAGGGAAGATGCAAAGGCATTTCTGATCAAAGAATTTGGAATAGAGGTAGTATAA
- the rpmC gene encoding 50S ribosomal protein L29: MARMKMKTIRQFNETDLKGRLEQLRSELTKLRIESSKGTLKKESGKLKPLRRDIARMLTRLNEMKKQ; the protein is encoded by the coding sequence ATGGCACGAATGAAAATGAAAACAATACGTCAATTCAATGAAACTGATCTAAAAGGTAGATTAGAACAACTTCGTTCAGAACTTACAAAATTACGCATAGAGTCATCAAAAGGTACTCTTAAAAAAGAAAGTGGTAAATTGAAACCATTGCGAAGAGATATTGCTAGAATGTTAACAAGACTAAACGAGATGAAAAAACAATGA
- a CDS encoding redoxin family protein codes for MRSEIKSAVIVGIIVVVAIGAIGAYFNSLDMSKPTSTPNQSNNIQATNETIQPNGNTLATQPMANTTLLPIDESHNFKAPDLVGISGYINTTPDDLKNTMKNKVILYDFWTYSCINCIRTLPYITAWNEKYADKGLLIIGVHSPEFEFEKDINNVKFAVQKFGIKYPVVLDSDHQTWAAFGNQYWPREYITDYQGYIRHDHIGEGNYDETEKVIQQLLDERSKHLGLNIQADQSLVNMPEYQFSNSQTPELYFGYNFVEGRNYLGNSEGFNPGQTVTYSLPTQQNRDNYYLDGKWQNLPDSMKLVSDNGKIVLSYFAKSVHIVAANNSTLQISLDGNSIKPSDSGDDVQNGIAHISENRLYNIVLTSQAGPHTLTITANPGFQIYTFTFG; via the coding sequence ATGAGATCAGAAATTAAAAGTGCAGTCATAGTTGGAATAATAGTAGTGGTTGCAATTGGAGCGATAGGCGCATATTTTAATTCCTTAGACATGTCAAAACCAACATCTACGCCTAATCAATCAAACAATATTCAGGCTACAAATGAGACAATACAGCCAAATGGTAACACACTTGCAACTCAACCTATGGCAAATACTACACTCCTTCCTATAGATGAAAGCCATAATTTTAAAGCTCCAGATTTGGTAGGAATATCAGGATACATCAACACTACACCAGATGATCTAAAGAATACTATGAAAAATAAAGTAATACTTTATGATTTTTGGACATATAGTTGCATAAACTGTATCAGAACACTGCCATACATTACTGCGTGGAATGAAAAATATGCAGACAAAGGATTACTCATAATAGGTGTTCATTCTCCAGAATTCGAATTTGAAAAAGATATTAACAATGTGAAATTTGCAGTTCAAAAATTTGGTATTAAATATCCTGTTGTACTTGATAGTGATCATCAAACATGGGCTGCATTTGGTAATCAATATTGGCCAAGAGAATACATTACTGATTATCAAGGCTACATACGACATGATCATATCGGAGAAGGAAATTATGATGAAACTGAAAAAGTAATTCAACAACTTTTAGATGAACGCAGTAAACATCTTGGATTAAATATTCAAGCGGATCAATCACTTGTAAACATGCCAGAATATCAATTTTCTAATTCTCAAACCCCAGAACTTTATTTTGGATATAATTTTGTGGAAGGAAGAAACTATCTTGGAAATTCCGAAGGATTCAATCCAGGTCAAACTGTAACATATTCTTTACCGACTCAGCAAAACAGGGACAATTATTATCTTGATGGAAAATGGCAGAATCTTCCAGATAGTATGAAACTTGTTTCAGACAATGGAAAAATTGTGCTTTCTTACTTTGCAAAATCAGTTCACATAGTAGCTGCAAATAATTCTACACTTCAGATCTCGCTTGATGGAAATTCGATAAAACCATCAGACTCTGGTGATGATGTTCAAAATGGAATTGCCCATATTTCTGAAAATAGATTATACAATATTGTTTTGACAAGTCAGGCAGGTCCACATACTCTAACTATAACAGCTAATCCTGGTTTTCAGATATACACATTTACCTTTGGCTGA
- a CDS encoding 30S ribosomal protein S4e, translating into MVSIAGSKKLKRQMAPVFWGITRKNSRFVVTVKPGGHSKHLAIPSAVFIRDTLKLVNTLREVKSVIYGGKVKVDGVTRRSLHHGIGLMDVIELEGIQDVYRLVPKNSFVLQPIKINPSEKTKKLLQVTKKATIKNSKMQIGFHDGRTLISDAKVNIGDTCVIQVPETKILDIIKLEKGAQVIIKSGINAGHVGKVIEIKEGTFVLPRRALVDIGERQIDIPSELVMAIGKDKPVIQIE; encoded by the coding sequence ATGGTAAGCATAGCAGGAAGCAAGAAATTAAAACGTCAAATGGCTCCAGTTTTTTGGGGCATAACTAGAAAGAATTCTAGGTTTGTAGTAACTGTAAAACCTGGGGGTCACTCAAAACATCTTGCAATACCAAGCGCGGTCTTTATACGTGATACTTTAAAACTTGTAAATACACTAAGAGAAGTAAAATCAGTAATTTATGGAGGAAAAGTAAAGGTAGATGGTGTTACACGCCGTTCTTTACACCACGGAATTGGTCTTATGGATGTAATAGAGCTTGAAGGAATTCAAGATGTTTATAGACTGGTACCAAAGAATTCCTTTGTACTGCAGCCAATTAAGATAAATCCATCTGAAAAGACTAAGAAATTACTTCAAGTAACAAAAAAAGCTACAATAAAAAATTCTAAAATGCAAATTGGATTTCATGATGGTCGTACTCTGATCTCTGACGCAAAAGTAAATATCGGTGATACGTGCGTTATACAAGTTCCAGAGACTAAAATTCTTGATATTATAAAATTAGAAAAAGGTGCCCAGGTCATAATTAAAAGTGGAATTAATGCAGGTCATGTTGGTAAAGTTATTGAGATAAAAGAAGGAACATTTGTACTTCCACGACGTGCATTGGTAGATATTGGTGAAAGACAAATTGATATTCCATCGGAGCTTGTGATGGCAATAGGAAAAGACAAGCCTGTGATACAAATAGAGTGA
- the rplX gene encoding 50S ribosomal protein L24: MKPTIIRNRMIYQAPHHFKSKQLGSMLSKELQEKYNKNSARVVEGDNVKVMRGEFKGIEGKVTQVSSEKNGVAIEGIKREKLKGGNVDLYIHTSNLMITSLNLEDKWRQNRLEGQKTKTLKEKSIESQEISKPKEFPEIKEKPKQIKETPTKSKEKITKSEKLPEKKGKQTKAAKSVKKETK, from the coding sequence ATGAAGCCAACAATAATACGAAACAGAATGATTTACCAAGCACCACATCATTTTAAAAGTAAACAACTGGGATCAATGCTTTCAAAAGAATTACAAGAAAAATATAATAAAAACAGTGCGCGTGTAGTTGAAGGCGATAATGTAAAAGTAATGCGTGGCGAATTCAAAGGAATAGAAGGTAAGGTAACTCAAGTGTCTTCAGAAAAAAATGGAGTAGCAATTGAAGGAATAAAACGTGAAAAGCTCAAAGGTGGTAATGTAGATCTTTACATTCATACGTCAAATCTTATGATTACTAGCTTAAATCTAGAGGATAAATGGAGACAAAACAGACTTGAGGGACAAAAAACAAAAACTCTAAAAGAAAAATCCATAGAATCTCAAGAAATTTCAAAACCAAAAGAATTTCCTGAAATTAAAGAAAAACCAAAACAAATCAAAGAAACACCAACAAAGTCTAAAGAGAAAATTACTAAATCAGAAAAACTACCAGAAAAAAAAGGAAAACAAACAAAAGCAGCTAAATCGGTAAAAAAGGAGACTAAGTAA
- a CDS encoding 30S ribosomal protein S3 yields MSSVKNVINDSYKLMLLKDYLREAIKEAGFSEVDIQKTPTGTRVGLHVTRPGIVIGRKGSGIRDLTKVLEKDFDLKNPQISVIEIIRPELQPSVMCNRMSQHLARGTAFRRAVMWTMQTIMNAGAMGVQITTSGKLRGDRSSFEKHSKGILPRAGHFADVIVSEDIVHVQTKMGLIGVRIRIAIKERYIPEFELRTMKKEAVIAKPLVIEEKEIEEKEIEEIAEIPADPTKPRTESELIAIEEKLVEQVETFEEIEEELK; encoded by the coding sequence ATGTCATCAGTAAAAAATGTGATAAATGATAGTTACAAACTCATGCTTCTAAAAGATTATCTTAGAGAGGCAATTAAAGAAGCAGGGTTTTCTGAAGTTGATATACAAAAGACACCGACAGGAACTCGTGTCGGGTTGCATGTTACAAGACCTGGTATAGTAATAGGCAGAAAAGGTTCTGGAATACGTGATCTGACAAAAGTCTTAGAAAAAGACTTTGATCTTAAAAATCCACAAATTTCAGTTATAGAAATCATTAGACCAGAACTTCAACCAAGTGTGATGTGTAATAGGATGTCTCAACATCTTGCAAGAGGAACTGCATTTAGACGTGCTGTGATGTGGACCATGCAAACAATAATGAATGCTGGCGCAATGGGTGTGCAAATTACAACCTCAGGAAAATTAAGAGGCGATCGTTCCTCTTTTGAAAAACATAGTAAAGGAATTTTGCCTAGAGCTGGTCATTTTGCAGATGTTATAGTTTCTGAAGATATTGTCCACGTTCAAACAAAGATGGGCCTGATTGGAGTGCGAATTAGAATTGCAATAAAAGAAAGATACATTCCAGAATTTGAACTTAGAACGATGAAAAAAGAAGCAGTAATAGCAAAACCGTTGGTAATAGAAGAAAAAGAAATCGAAGAAAAAGAAATAGAAGAAATAGCAGAAATTCCGGCAGATCCGACAAAACCACGAACTGAAAGTGAATTAATTGCAATCGAAGAAAAACTTGTTGAACAAGTAGAGACATTTGAAGAAATTGAAGAGGAATTAAAGTAA